A segment of the Salvelinus namaycush isolate Seneca chromosome 3, SaNama_1.0, whole genome shotgun sequence genome:
atagtcaataatacagtagaaaaaaagtctatatacagtgtgtgcaaatgaggtaagataagggaggtaaggcaataaataggccatggtggtgaagtaattacaaaatagcaattaaacactggaatggtagatgtgcagaagatgactgcaagtagagatactggggtgcaaaggagcaagataaataaatacagtatggggatgaggtagttggatgggctgtttaccaatgggctatgtacaggtgcagtgatctgtgagctgctctgacagctggtgcttaaagcgaGTAAGGAaccagtctaaccagacacctaggtatttgtagctgtccacatattctaagtcagaaccgtccagagtagtgatgctaggcggacgggcaggtgcgggcagcgatcggttgaagagcatgcatttagttttacttgcatttaagagcagttggaggccacaggggagagttgtatggcattgaagctcgtctggaggttagttaacacagtgtccaaagaagggccagaagtatacagaatggtgttgtctgcgtataggtggatcagagaatcaccggCCGGAGCGActtcattgatgtatacagagaatagagtcggcccgagaattgaaccctgtggcaccccaatagagactgccagaggtccggacaacaggccctccgatttgacacactgaactccgtctgagaagtagttggtgaaccaggcaaggcagtcatttgagaaaccaaggctgttgagtctgccgttaagaatgcggtgattgacagagtcaaaagccttggccaggtcgatgagtacagctgcacagtattgtcttttatcgatggtggttatgatatcgtttaggaccttgagcgtagctgaggtgcacccatgaccagctcggaaaccagattgcatagcggagaaggtatggtgggattcgaaatggtcggtgatctgttggttaacttggctttcgaagactttagaaagacagggtagaatagatataggtctgtagcagtttgggtctagagtgtctccccctttgaagagggggatgatcgtggcagctttccaatcattgggaatctcagacgatacgaaagagaggttgaacaggctagtaataggggttgcaacaattgtgcctggatcattttagaaagagagggtccagattgtctagcccagctgatttgtagaagtccagattttgcagctctttcagaacatcagctctggatttgggtgaaggagaaataggggaggcttgggcaagttgctgtagggggtgcagagctgttgaccggggtaggggtagccaggtggaaagcatggccagctgtagaaaaatgcttattgaaattctcaattatcgtagatttatcggtggtgacagtggttcctagcctcggtgcagtgggcagctgggaggaggtgctattattctccatggactttagtttcccagaactttttggagtttgtgctaaaggatgcaaatttctgtttgaaaaagctagcctttgctttcctaactgcctgtgtatattggttcctaacttccctgaaaagttgcatatcgcagatGATGACAtacaagtaactgccaaaataaaggaaacacttgagtaaaagagggaaagaaagtatattgaaagcaggtgcttccatacAGTTGTGGTACCTAAGTTAATTacgcaattaacatcccatcatcgtgtgtgtgtcagtcatcagatctcaacccaattgaacacttatgggagattctggagcggagccagagacagcgttttccaccaccatcaacaaaacaccaattGATGGAAtgtcttgtggaagaatggtatcgcatccctccaatagagttccagacacttgtagaatataTGCCAACTGgcactgaagctgttctggcggcttaAGACACTTtgctggtgtttcctttattttgtcagttatgTGTATCTTTTCACTAAACCCTCTGGTCATAGTACAGCTTTATGAACACCCTAAACACCAAGAGTGTGATACTTTTTGCATTTCATATTTGTAATATAATTTATGGTTTATTATGTCAGGAGGTCCTTGCCGGTGTTGTGGCGATAGTTAGTAAAGAGGCGGTCCAGCACCAGGGCATCACTCTCACCATGGAGGGAATTGTCAACCTACAGCTTAGCTCTAAGAGTGTGGGAGTCTTTGAGGCCTTCTACAACTCTGTTAAGGTGAGTGTCCAACGGGATTTCCAAGCCCAAGGATCACCACACATTGAACTGCCTCTTTCACATGATTAgattatgttgttgttgtcatggactGTTTAGTGCCAACATGGAGCATAGATACCTGACCTAAGTCTGTATATCAATGGCTCTGATGTCACAGATTGatctctcccctctttctgtaACAGCCCATTCAACTTATCACGAGCAACATTGAAGTGGTAAAGCAAGGCAAGGTGCCTGGAGGCAAGACAGAGATTCCCTTTGAGTTCCCCCTGCACACAAAGGGCAACAAAGTGCTGTATGAGACCTACCATGGCGTTTTCGTCAACATTCAGGTAATGACCACAGAGCTGGGGCATGCCCTGCACTTTGCAAATGGCTGTCTTCTGTGTTTTCAGACTGACCTAGATTCTTCTCCATGTCAGACAAGGACCAGCCAGAGAACCATACTATACCTCCCAAAGCAGATATTTCAGTGTCCAAAATTGATTGTGTATGCATTTTGTCTGCCATCTTTGGGTCAGACCTGCTTCAGCTGACGCAGTGCCCATGCTATTTCTAATGACAATTTAAAAGATCCCTTTTATTGTCATGTCATCTggagaaatacaaaaacaactgtGATTGTAAACCTCTCTGACGCTAATGAGGTGTAattatagagacagagagagaggcacagattGACATTTCCTGTGTTCTAGTCGTTTGTTGTCTCAAGgaaactgcaacaacaaaaaatacaaggAAGACTAAATGTTTgcttaaaaaaacatgttttcatcaCTGCAGATGTATAGGCCTAAGCAATGAAATAATGTTATTAAAGAGATGCTGAAAGGTCATTTTCCAGCAATCTTACATTTTGCTGGAGTAAAAATAACAAGGCATTCTGTAGTTGCCGAGGCATTTTTACTCTCAAACTGGAGTTTTTTTTTTGTCCCCTGAATCAGTCAAGCTTCAGAAAGGATCTAGATGTGTTCTGTAGTCTGCAAAATCAATGAGGTGTAGACCAACATTTCAATAGTGTAACGCTTGAGCATTAAACCTTTGGGAAAAAATTCTCTAATAGGCTTTGTTTTTGTCCAATAAGAATGTTTACGCTTGAAAAGCTATGTCTTCTGAAACAGTACGATCTAGTAGATTAGGTATTTTTATTGCTTTCCAGAATAAGCGAGGCATTCAAAAGACAGAGGGGAGGCTCTGTACTGCATCTAATATTAGACCTAAAATTCAGATAGTACTGATGAGGAACCTCATGGGGGGGGTGACTTATCAGTCTCAATTCTACCACTGGAAAAGGAATCCAGCTTTATTTTAAGGCAGGCTTTTAGCAAACATATGCCTGTTTCTCCTGACAATATCATGTGAGAAAAAGTATTTGTATCCACAAAAGCCTTGTTACTAATATTAATAATTGTATGGTGTTTATTTTCTCAGTACACCCTCCGTTGTGACATGAAGCGCTCCTTGTTGGCCAAAGACCTGAGCAAGACCTGTGAATTCATGGTGCACTGTCTGGTGAGATCAACCATCATCCTGACTCAGACCAATATCTCATCTCTTCTGAGAATCCCATACAAAAACCCCACCATAACACGATCTGACGTTGCTTGATTTTAAGTTTCATGTAGCTACAGTAAGGAACAGGCCTGTAGTTTCTCATAATTTTCTTCAATATAGATGAAGTGAAGTGATGTTGTAATCTATAGTTACACAATGACATCATACATGATTACTAGGGGACTGTTCCTTCTCTGGGGCCACGCAGACCATTTACTCATGGTTAGACTGTCCCCTTTCTCTTCTCTCAGCCACAGAAAGCCAAGCTGCAACCCACCCCGGTAGACTTCACCATCACGCCAGAGACCCTGCAGAATGTCCGCGAGGTACAGCAGGCCTGTCGGGAATATGACCAAACACCTACAAAATGTTAAattacttttggtcatgtagtgtagattaaatgtatgtggacacctacttgtcgaccatctcattccaaaatcatgggcattaatatggtgttggtccccctttgctgctataacagcctccactcttctgggaaggctttccactcgatgttggaacattgctgcggggacttgcttccattcagccacaagagcattggtgaggccggcactgatgttggccgattaggGCTGGCTCAcaattccaattcatcccaaaggtgttcgatggggttgagttcaggtatctgtgcaggccagtcaagttcttccacaccgatctcgacaaaccatttcggtatgaaccttgctttgtgcatggggacattgtcatgctgaaacaggaaagggccttccccaaactgttgccagaaagttggaagcacataatcctctagaatgtcattgtttgctgttgcgttaagatttcccttcactggaattaaggggcctagcctgaaccatgaaaaacaggcccaaaccattattcctcctccaccaaactttacagtttgcattatgcattcgggcaggtagcgttctcgtGGCATCCGccgaacccagattcgtctgtcggactgccagatgggaatgcgtgattcatcactccagagaatgggCTTCTACTGCCAATGGAAgagagctttacatcactccagctgacacttggcattgtgcatggtgatcttaggcttgtgtgcggctgctcggccatggaaacccatttcatgaagctgcctacaaacagttattgtgctgacgttgcttccagaggcagtttggaacatgttagtgagtgttgcaaccaaggacataTTATTTTTACATGCTACACGCTTCAGTACTCagcagtcctgttctgtgagcttgtggcctaccacttcgtggctgagccgttgttgctgctagacgtttccacttcacaataaccacacttacagttgaccagggcagctctagcagggcagaaatttgacgaactgacttgttggaaaggtggcatcctatgaaggtgccatgttgaaagtcactgagctcttcagtaaggccattctactgccaatgtttgtctatggagattgcatggctgtgtgctcgattttatacacctgtcagcaacgggtatggctgaaatagccgaatccactaatttgaaggggtgtccacatacttttgtgtatatatacagttgaagtcggaagtttacatacaccttagccaaatacatttaaactctgttttttcacaattcctgaccttAAGGCCTAGTAAAAAtgccttgtcttaggtcagttggaatcaccactttattttaagaatgtgaaatgtcagaatattagagaaaattatttatttccgcttttatttctttcatcacattcccagtgggtcagaagtttacatacactcaattagtatttggtagcattgcctttaaattgtttaacttgggtcaaacatttcgggtagccttccacaagcttcccacaataagttgggtgaattttggcccattcctcctgacagagctggtgtaactgagtcaggtttgtaggccttcttgctcgcacacaatttttcagttctgcccacaaattttctataggactgaggtcagggctttgtgatggccactccaatacattgactttgttgtcctaaagccattttgccacaactttggaagtatgcttggggtcattgtccatttggaagacccatttgcgaccaagctttaacttcttgactgatgtcgtgagatgtttcttcaatatatccacataattgtcctgcctcatgatgccatcttttttgtgaagtgcaccagtccctcctgcagcaaagcaccctgacaacatgatgctgccacccccgtgcttcacggttgggatgatgttcttcggcttgcaagcatccccctttttcctccaaacaaacagttctattttcgtttcatcagaccagaggacatttctccagaaagtacgatctttgtccccatgtgcagttgcaaaccgtagtctggctttttttatggcggttttggagcagtgttcttcttccttgctgagcggcctttcaggttatgtcgatacaggacttgttttactgtggatatagatacttttgtacctgtttcctccagcatcttcacaaggtcctttgctgttgttctgggattgatttgcacttttcgcaccaaagtacgttcatctctaggagacagaacgcatttccttcctgagcggtatgacggctgcgtggtcccatggtgtttatacttgcgtactattgtttgtacagatgaacgtggtaccttcaggcatttggaaattgctcccaaggatgaaccagacttgtggtctacaatttttggctgatttcttttgattttcccatgatgtcaaggaaagaggcactgagtttgaaggtaggccttgaaatacatccacaggtacacctccaattgactcaaatgatgtcaattagcccatcagaagcttctcaagccatgacattattttctggaattttccaagctgtttaaaggcacagtcaacttagtgtatgtaaacttctaacccactggcattgtgatacagtgaaataatctgtctgtaaacaattgttggaagaattacgtgtcatgcacaaagtagatgtgctgaccgacttgccaaaactatagtttgttaacaagaaatttgtggagtggttggaaaaatagttttaatgactccaacctaagtgtatgtaaacttacgacttcaactgtatagcatACCTTTTGGCATTCTAGATGTTGGTTTCCTGGGATTTAATCGGTCTACTCCGTCATTGATCAAAATTATTTGAGGGAAACCAGCAGACACCGTAGCAGGAATGTTCAGACAGTTAACAACATCCCATCTTTGTATTACTCACCATCGTCTCCCTCAGAGGAGTTTGCTGCCCAAGTTCCTGATCCGGGGCCACCTGGATGCCACCAACTGTGTGATCACTAAGCCCCTGACTGGAGAACTGGTGGTGGAGAGCTCTGATGTGGCCATCAAGAGCATAGAGCTGCAGCTGGTCCGCGTAGAGACCTGCGGTGAGTCTGACGCTACTTATTGTAGcccatctacactgaacaaaaatataaacgcaacatgcagcaattaaatattttactgagttgcagttcattATAAGGATATCatacaattgaaataaattcattaggccctaatctatggatttcacatgactgggaatacagatatacatctattggtcacatacctttaaaaaaataagtaggggtgtggatcagaaaacaagtcagtatctggtgtgaccaccatttgcctcatgcagcgcgacagctccttcgcatagagatgatcaggctgttgattgtgacctgtggaatgttgtcccactactCTTCGATGGCTGTGCGAAGTCGCTGGAtaatggcgggaactggaacatgcacgtcgatccagagcatcccaaacgtgctcaatgggtgacatgtctggtgagtgtgcAGGCCATGAAAGAAAAGGGACATTTtctgcttccaggaattgtgtacagatccttgcaacatggcccgtgcattatcatgctgaaacatgaggtgggtggcacgacaatgagcctaaggatctcgtcatggtatctctgtgcattcaaattgccgttgataaaatacaattgtgttcgttgtccatagcttatgcctgcccataccataaccccccccccctccaccatggggcactctgttcacaatgttgacatcacaaactgctcgcccacaccaCGCCATACACTCTGTCTGCCATTTTCCCGGTACAgctgaaaccgggattcatccgtgaaaagcacacttctccagcgtgccagggGCCaatgaaggtgagcatttgcaatttgcagtcaggtcaagaccatgGTAAGGGTGACAAGCACGCAGATGTGCTTCCCTGAAAcgttttctgacagtttgtgcagaaattatttggttgtgcaaacccacagtttcatcagctttccgggtggctggtttcagacgatcctgcaggtgaagaagctggatatGGAGGTCCTTGACTGGCGTGATTACACATGGTCTTTGGTTGTAAGGCCAGTTTGATGTATTGCCAAATAATCTAAAATGACGTTAGAGGTGTCTCatgttagagaaattaacattcaatgctctggcaacagctctgctggacattcctgcagtcagcatgccaattgcacactccctcaacttgagatatctgtggcattgtgttatgtgagacaactgaacattttagtggccttttattatccccagcacaaggtgcacctgtgtaatgatcatgctgtttaatcagcttcttgatatgccacccctgtcaggtggatggattttctttGCAAATGAGAATTGCTCACTAACAGGGTTATGTACACAATTTgacataagctttttgtgcgtatggaacatttctgtgattttttaaaatttcagctcatgaaacatggaacctacactttacatgttgcgtttttatatttttgttcagtatatttagagGGCAGGCCCTGGTAGAATACTGTAACAATGCTTCCTTCGAGGGTATCGTTCATCTGAACTGTACGTGATTGAATGAAAGTAAGATTCCCATTACTTTGCTTTCACCAATCCAGATTAGTGTCTAAACAGGGCCCTACCCACTCCTATAGAAATTAATGGCGTGTTTTTCCATCTGCGCCAGGTTGTGCTGAGGGCTATGCCAGAGATGCCACAGAGATCCAGAACATCCAGATAGCAGAGGGAGATGTCTGCCACAGCCTCCCCATCCCCATCTACATGGTCTTCCCCAGGCTCTTTACCTGCCCTACCCTTGAGACCATCAACTTTAAAGTCGGTGAGTTAACCTGTAATAAATACAAGTCAAATAGTGCAACAGTTTGTGATTTACCGATGACTGACAGATGCGATTCTTTGTTCCTCTGTAGAGTTTGAGGTGAATGTGGTGATTGTCCTCCATGACGAACATCTGATCACTGAGAACTTTCCTCTGAAGCTGTGCCGAGCGTGAGAGCCCAGAGCTCCACTACAATGGAGGATGGTCAGAGAATAGTGCCGTTGACATGCCTGGGCAAGAACGACCTGAAGTGACCAAGGACTCAAAGTCCAGAGATAGCCAAGCCTACATGTCCTGACAGACAGTCATATCTGTTGGCTGGGCTTCCCTGCTCTGAATCAATGACACAGTCTATAAGTACATAATGTTATATGGATGTATGTCTACAGTTCAGAAAAAAAAGACTGAAAAAGCAGAGGATGTTCAAGATTGTGGGCTATCTTTCAATATAATAGTGCAAATGTCAAAATGGATCAAGTAACTTAATTGTGTATCAATTCATGATATCGTTGAAGCCGCATTGTTGCATTTCAGAAGTCTTTTGGAGAGACATTGCCCATCATTAGCAGTAATATGGTCAATTTCTAACTGAATGTTGGCACTGTCAAAATGTAGCCCAAAGAACATTCTAAATGGAGGCATTTCAAACTAACAAGGTATTCAAAATCAACCAAGTTATTAAATGCATTTTAACATTCCAGTTATGTTATCATTGTAAATTGTGTGTATTGGCTTAACCCCAAAGAGCTGGCTCAAGGAGTTAAGCAGCTTCAGTAAATTTTCTTCAGTAAAGATTGACACATTTTTAGACTGAATCCATATTCCCAAACCATAAGATCAGAGATGGCTGGCTAAAAGTAATGATCCGGCTTTCTGATatactgtaccccccccccccccccccccaggacttGGACCTAATGTCCCAACAGCAGATTAAATTCACTTTCAACGTAAGCCTTAAATAACAGATTTTAGGTAATGCTGGGCTAAGGACCTGATGCATCTGGAGGAAACTCCCATCTTGGTAAATAAAAAGTAGCTACTTACATCACACAATTCACAGAAATGTTTTTGCAGACAACACTCTTGTGGACAGACTACAAACAAATGCATCTGACCAAATTACTTTATTTTAGTCTCTGTTAACACAGAACTAAGTGAtacacatgaccaaaagtatattaatttgtatttattatggatccccatttactTCTGTCAAGGCATCAGCTACTGTTCTTGGGGTCTGgctaaattaaggcagttatacaattttaacgTTACAATACATTCCACAACACACAAATTGGACACCtactcgaacatctcattccaaaatcattggcattgatatggagttggtccccctttgttgctataacagcctccactcttctgggaaggctttccactag
Coding sequences within it:
- the vps26c gene encoding vacuolar protein sorting-associated protein 26C isoform X2; protein product: MSASLDIRLKRANKVYHEGEVLAGVVAIVSKEAVQHQGITLTMEGIVNLQLSSKSVGVFEAFYNSVKPIQLITSNIEVVKQGKVPGGKTEIPFEFPLHTKGNKVLYETYHGVFVNIQYTLRCDMKRSLLAKDLSKTCEFMVHCLRSLLPKFLIRGHLDATNCVITKPLTGELVVESSDVAIKSIELQLVRVETCGCAEGYARDATEIQNIQIAEGDVCHSLPIPIYMVFPRLFTCPTLETINFKVEFEVNVVIVLHDEHLITENFPLKLCRA
- the vps26c gene encoding vacuolar protein sorting-associated protein 26C isoform X1; amino-acid sequence: MSASLDIRLKRANKVYHEGEVLAGVVAIVSKEAVQHQGITLTMEGIVNLQLSSKSVGVFEAFYNSVKPIQLITSNIEVVKQGKVPGGKTEIPFEFPLHTKGNKVLYETYHGVFVNIQYTLRCDMKRSLLAKDLSKTCEFMVHCLPQKAKLQPTPVDFTITPETLQNVRERSLLPKFLIRGHLDATNCVITKPLTGELVVESSDVAIKSIELQLVRVETCGCAEGYARDATEIQNIQIAEGDVCHSLPIPIYMVFPRLFTCPTLETINFKVEFEVNVVIVLHDEHLITENFPLKLCRA